atataGAATTGGGAAAAAGGAAGCCCCTGATTTCCGTTCAGAGCTAGTTTATATAATTGTAGCTTGACTACTCTGAGATCTCAAAAATATTTTGATTCTGATTAGCTTCGTGACAGTCCTCAGAAGAAGATGAGACTAGTGATCGTGGAAGAGACTCAGTGACTGAAGACAACCAAGGCAAAAGCACGGGAAAAGTCTTGACAATATCTGCCATTAGTTCATGGTGTCGATTGGTCAAAGAGGAGCAGAAGAAGGCAGCATTTGTTTGTGTATTAAATGCTTATCGAGCAGCGTGCCGCTATGGGGCTGAATCCATTGGCCTTAGGTTTCAGAATGCTGAAACATTCTGCAGCTTAGTAATGTCCGTTCTTTCCGAGGCAGATAATATATTTCGAGGGCTTCTGGGACTATCATCCTCCAGTTATAAGAAAGAAGCGATATTGAAACTGAAGGATACCCCACAATGGGTTGATGTGAAACCTCTCATGAAATCTTATTTAAGGAGTACATTATCTCTACTGGATCAGGTTACTGATTCAGACGTTCTGGCTTTCGCTTTGACTCGATTCAAGGTTTCTTTACCATTCTTTGCTGCTTTCCCCTATCTTTTGCAGAGACTCATTAAGGTACGTTATCTTTAGCACTTGATTTGTAAGAACAATCTTTGACACGGGGTTTGATGATATCTAATGCATATGCTATCCAGATTGACTATTGAAATTCTAGAAGCACTTACCTATTCACACACACATATATGTATGTACTACTCGAGTCCATACACCTGCTTATAAGCTTCTAGTGTACTACTAGTGGAACTACTAGTTTTgctgtattattttattattaaattttgtTTCTTCTGTTTTTCCATGTATGATGTATGCTTATGTGAATCAGATAAACAACCGTAAGCTGCATTTGCATGCATATGCTGTGGATTCCTAGCAAATATATTCTTAATTGGTACTCTCTCGTGAACCTCAAATATGGATGTGCACCACTTTATTACCATTGTGGTTTATCCTTTTCAATATGTAATTAGTTTACTACTAATAAAAATGTATGCGATAGAACTTATATTCACATTGTAAAATCCTATGATTTGCAATTTGCAATTTGAAGTTTTGTTAATGTTGTGAAGCTCCACTGGCTTGTGATGCTAATAAGACCTTTAAAATAGTTGAATATATGCTGATTCCTATGTTCTTGGCATTTACATTGAACAGACAACAGTACATTTGTGGGCTACAGGTGGGGGGATGCTGGCATCCGCGTCTTTTTCTATTGTACGGGACGTGGCCTCTCTATTTACAACTGATTGTTTTGACAATTGCTTAGCAAAAGCTTTTGTAGCTTATCTTGCTCAGTCCAGAGCAACAGAGATTGTCAATAACAAACATTTGCAGTTCCTAAGAAATTCCTTGGTTGACTTGTGCTCCCTAGATGCCCAAAAATCATTGCCTAAAGCCACAGCATCTGTTCGTCAGCTTTCCAAGATATTGCACTGGGCCTTGCGTTCTAAGAAAAAGGTAAATAAAATTGTGCCCTGGCTTTTATTGAACTAAGTAGGAAAAATGTAGCCTCAATAGTAGCTAGGGTTAGGTAAATGTAGCTACTTGACTATTTTTATCATCTTATGGTGCAGGAAGCTCTTAAAAGGATCTGCAGTTGGGAGTATGCTAATTGTATTAATCTCTGGGTTGGTTTTATAGCAGCCAACATACAGGATTATGATCTTCAGCCTCTTTTCTTCACTATGGTTCAACTTATAAATGGAGTGGTGGGACTGTTTCCTGGACCAAGATATTTCCCTTTAAGACTCAATTGCATTCAATGGCTTAATGATCTCTCCAATTCTACTGGAGTTTTCATCCCTATTGCTTCATTTGTGTTGGATGTTTTGGAATACAAAATAGTCAGAGAGGGTGGAAAACCTGGACCTGCTCTCTCCTTTCAGTCCGTTGTAAAGGTTGGTTGATGTTAGGATCAAAATGACAATTTGGCAACTGAGTTATCTTTATGTATTTGTGTCACCATTTTAAATTGCAAATGAACATACTGCAGTTGCCAAAAAATTGCTTGAAGTCTCAAATGTTCCAAGACGAATGTATTAAATCTGCAATTGAACAACTGTCGTCACACTTTTTACAATGGAGCTATCACATTTCTTTCCCCGAGTTAGCGACTGTTCCACTCATTCGTCTGAAAAAGTTTTACGAGACAAAGACAAAGGAAAGTCTACACCGTGCGATCAAACATTTGATAGAGCAGGTACTCAACCGTCTTCGATTTTTGTGATGTTTAGTTACCTTGTATAACTATTCCTTTCAGAAACCTGCACGTGGATGCAGTTTTTGTTAAAATTAAGAAGTATGCTGGAGAATGCAGCTTTAAACAGGATTTGCTAGTTATAGAGTTCTTCTTTTTCTGATAAGTTAGTTCTGGTATATTAGAGTTAAAATTATCTTTTCATGTTCTGCGATCTTATTGGTATTCCTTGTAAAATTTGGGCACTAAAGCAAAAACTTGCTGGATAACAATAAGTTGGTTTGTGGCATTAAAATTAGCAGCTAAAATGACAAAGTTGTGCTCGCGCTTTGTGTGGCTAGGAAGGACAAGATAGCCTAGAAAGACTTGCCTAGTCAATTTACCTTATGGctgcctttttttttcttctgtttaATCCACTTCGTTTTTGAATCAGTTTCTATCTTAACATCTCTTTCTTCCTCACATTCCACCCATTCTTCTGTTTTAAGACTTTTTTCAGTTTCTTAGTTATACTGCCCATATAATAGACACCTGTAGGACAGAGTTGTGTTTGTGCCTTGTGTGGCTAGGAATGAAAAGATAGCTTAGGAAGACTTGCCACGTCAATTTACCTTGTTGATTCATTTTGTTCATGTTTAGTCCCCTACACTTTTAGCAGGTTCTATTTCAAGATCTCTTTCTTCCTCAAATTCCACCCTTTCTGTTTTTAAGGCTTCTTTCAGTTTCTTAGTAAGAATGGCTGAGGGTCTATTGCCCAAATAGTATACAGTAATAAATAAGAGAATACTAAGGATCCAAGCTATAAAATTTCTAAcactaaaaagaaaagaaaaatttctCAATAACAATTTCTTGTCTTACTGTCAGTTGCTTTTCATGTCTCCCTTGTTTTGAAGGCTTTCTTTTGCCTCTGTAGGTGGAGAAAAATGTTGATTTTGTGAAAAGGAAAAGAGATGAGGTCGCCTTTTCGCCAAATGATCATCAATCTGTTGAAGCATTTCTTCAGGTGTGCCCATTTCCTACTAACTAGTAACAGTTATCTTTCAGATTGGGGaggtataatttatttaatttaaataattgtTCAACGTGCAGTTTGAGAAGTCCAGTCTCAGTTCTCCGTTTATTCAGTACTACAGAAGTGTACTTGAAAAGGCTGCTCTAAGGGTCTCACATAAGAATGAAAAGATTAGGTACTGTTGTGCTGCTGAAGTTTGGTTtaatttctttaaatagtctaatATCTTGGTGGTTTTTTGCCGTTTGTCTACTGCGAGGGCTGATAATAATGCTAATGGTTCTGTATATTCTACTGCAGTTTGTCAAGATTAGAGAAATCAAAGCGTAAAAGAGAGCAGCCTGTGGAAAATGCAGCGAATGGAGGTTTGATTAACGGTTCAGGCCACAAGGATCTCGATGCTGTTAGTGGAACAAAGAAGAGGGTAAAAAGAAGAGCTCTTGAAGCATAATCGTgttaccatatttttgtttgctataatttttgaaaatttactaATTAGCCTTTCCAGTTGGAAATTTTGAGCCTCGCCGCCTCCTTGAAAACTCATATTGTATTGATATTCTCATTTTGCTACTTATTTTTCGAAAAAAAATTAGAGGAATGACTTGCCGCTGTTGAGTCTGTTTGAATCGTTCATTGCTTTATTTgtttattcattatgtttatgGCATTCCAGTTTCAATTACATTAGGTTGTGTTTGGTACGAGGGAGGTTTTCAAAGAAATGTACGTCTGATGAAAGATGAAAACGTTTGGTTTTCATCACAATCACCCGAACGTTAAATCCATGCTCCATCCATCATTTTACTACTATATGATCTAGAAATTTTCTTGCGTAaaacattatatatataaattcatTAACTTTGTAGTACAGGACACTGTTCTAGTATTTTAGTACTACCATTTTACCTTGATTCTCAAAATCATGTTGCCAAGAGCTTGGCAATTGTTTCTAGCGAGGAATTTTTCTTGTGTGAAGTTTTGAGGGTGACAGGTCAATGAAAATTACCACGAAATTTAATGGGATAGTATTCATTTTGTTGTAACTTACCACTCCAATGCTatatatttctttcccatctacTTTAATTTGCTTCCGACTCCTAAAAAATCATTAGCCTTTTTCTTTAAAATAGCAAAGTTCGGTAATTTCAAGAAATCAAATGAATGGCATGCCTTGGTCAAACTGAATTCAACCATCCTTTCATAACGTTGTGCTCAATAAGTATTATCTTTACTTAGAAGGCGAAACTGCGAACATATTATAATCTAGAAAAATGTAATAACCCCCACCCCCTTCCCCCCCAAAACATATTTTGAAATGTCACTTCTAGTATGATTGGGATTTACAAACATGAAAGTAGAATTGTTTGGATGAATAGCGGCGGATCTGATGTGATTTTCACGTCGTGAAAATTTTCATGAAGCTTTAGAAGTCTTTCAGTTTACCGCGTTGCGGTAAGCCTGATATGTTTAAGACGTCGTGcattagaaaaaataatgtatGCATTAACTATGTGTGTTAGTAATAACTTGTCTGGTACATTTTTTCAATATATGTATAGCTTATACAAGCATTGGTCGTATAccctatttggtattatcctatgtatagcTAGTACATAGCAAACCATGATATTAGCAATACCAAGGTTATATGCATAAGCTTAGTTAAAGATAAAATTGTCCATTCAAATTTTATGCTTGATTAAAATTCTTTTTACTTGTTTTTCATTAATGTAAATAAGATACAGGTTgacaaatttatttttttgtaatttttttcacCCCGTTTTCaatattaaattctttcaattaatcACCCCTTCtattaaaatatcatatttaacaAAAAAGAAATGCCAAAAAAATCGCAATTCTTCTCTGAAAATTAAAGTACCTTTCTCTACAATCGTGAgattcttcctcttcttctcttGTGAGACCAATTGCTCCATGAACACACTGTCTTGGATCAACAATTGCACAAACTTTATAGACCAAATTAATATAATTATCCCTACAGAATTTGGAtggtatttttataaataaataattttctaaaaaaattatgcaattcatataatttttaatataccAAACCAAATATTCgataaaaaataatatcaacataactaatatatatataacttatacCACCGTTACTAATACACTCCATTAAACACTATACTTGTACACTCTACCAAATGACTCCTAAATTTCGTGTGAGATACAAATTGCCAGTTGCTGTTGTATGAGGTTCCCTTTGACTGACAGATGTATATTGTGGGACCCACAACTTAACTTACGCATCGCACTTGGTTGGTTCTCTTTATCTCGCCCTTTTTActttccttctatttttttttctcctCACTTACAGTTTTCCCTTCCTCTTGCAAACGTACTTATGTTGTTAGCTCCCAACATAACTCCACTTTTGAAATCCGAAATGAGATTGCTAGGACTCATCCATAATGGCTAGCATATCTATTTTCTCTCAATTCACATTTATTTAAGTAAAAAGAATTGAAGTGGGCGTGgtagaaaatttaaaattttagatGGGTTAGTGATAAGTctggattttgactacttattagtacctttttatttttgttttagtccgaacgTATTGATTTATGATCTCAAAAACTAATAAAAGTgtacaaattgcaggaatgtagGAAATTTGGACTCTTATGAAGAAATCCGACTAAAAAGGAGTGTTCCAactcacaaggcaagaagggACACAACAcacaagaagtgcggtccgcagaagcaaGTGCAGACCGCAAAATTGATAAAGCAGCCCTGAAGTACCTGAAGTAGAAGTGctgaccgcacatgaattgtgctgaccgcacataaATTGTGCTGCCGCAGAACATGGTCCgcactgacaagaattcaaaaagttcagagagtgtgcatgaccaagactgaagccttgcatgaagtgcggaccgcacaagaattgtgcggccgcggaaGTTGCATTGCAGCCACAGATTATGTGttgatatttagccttgtttatgctttaattttataattaatggttgcaaacattgattcatgcctttttgacttggtctttatttgagaaagagggacctaatctaggaaaatttggctagcaagaaattgggctaattaaggatttgattagcctaattaaagggtttgaactagagatagaaaaaatccgacttgagctcatatcaactatttagcttgatacccatCTGGGcatgagaaagccaaattgggaaaaagcACCCCATAACCAAGAGGTATTGAGTcagtaacttagagttgagaggtATAATACACtccgatcaataaaacaagcgTTAGCGTacttaacccattaggcgaacacctaggtgaaggtcacatccctaggctttttaaccatttgattaaaataacaaaaataatcacTCACTTTCTAGTTTCTTCTCACTAGTTTACAACTGTTAGTGTTGATTTAGAAGTAGAAAATACAATCCCTTATTTGGAAGTGCAATCTTGTTATTTCATTTGCTCTCATCGAGTGTATACCCTAACATCTATATTAAACTCCCAGTGGAAATCGAACCCGattcttgttgggtactattcttccaacgaccgtttccactcactattgagtgcggattggacgtggatcaatttttggcgccgttgtcggggagttaaaatggtgttagctatatatttgagtgcATTTTTTGAATATCTTCTTTCCCTTCCatgttattaatttatttaagAAATTTTAGGTACAACCATAgcgaacaatgagctcgaaaatttACCTTTGGGGGAATTAGACGGCGAGGAAGAACCTGTAGAGGAGGTATCTCAAGAGCCACAAGCCAATCGAAGAGGCCGGGTACCTCATGACAATATGCttgttccacccccacctccaccatgagCGGCTCCTCACTGGATATTGCCTAacgaaggttatgctagtgcaatagttcctccccgtattagggcgggcaacttccaaatcaccaatgtgatgcttactttgcttgagcaacgagATTTCTTTACCGGCgctccaactcaaaatgcttacaaaCATTTGAAAGGTTTTATGGATACATGCTGGGGGAGCAAGAAAATTAATGtttccgaggatgcattgaggctaaggagtttagcttctctctacgggggaaagctttagatcgGTTGGAACGATTGCCAAACCATTCAATttacacttgggatgagttggcgaaaAAGTTCATTGCTAAGTTTCTCTCTCTCGGGAACATGACTACACTccgagatgagattttggcattcaagcaagagctgaatgaaccactacacgagatatagGAGCACTATGAAACAATGGTTAAGGAACCCAATAACgatatgacggaaaacatgatACAACTAACCTTTTATTGTGGGATTAACACAATCAACCAATGTGTAATGAATCAACTAGACGACAGAAAtttatgactatgccttatgcgtAGGCGTGTGAAATCTAggatgagatggcggaaacgTCGTCGGCTTGGCAATTtcgggccaatgttccacaaggtgacccgaatatgatccaccttcacaaagaattgcaagaccatgggcaaaCCATTACCGAATTGAACactaccatgactcaactagAAAATGCTCAACTCAATCAAGTGCAAGCTCCTAAGCAAGTTCATGCTATGAAGGGAGTAAATGTGttggtgaacaagaggaggactaagggtccacaagtgcaaactcGAGTAGAGAACTATGTGCAAGATGATGGTggttttgagcaagatgattcttataataagcaagaagaagaagttcaatatgtgaacaattttcaagggcaaagaaataactTTCAAgccccaaaccaacaacaatgacgaccacaaaacaatcatggcaattggaattctaacaatcaagggaattggcataacaacaacaatcaagaaaattggagtggaaacaaccaaggaaattggggaggcaacaatcaaggtggttgggggtaacaatcaaggcaaccgggggtcgggttttcaaaggcccccaatgtatggTTCAAGTTCTACAAATAATGAAATGAGACATATTGGAAGTATTTCAAGCAAATGATGTAAAGAATGccaattcggatgcccaacttgcctcacacaatacATGAATCCGcaacctagaagttcaaatggggcaaatctctcaagctatTCTCGTCATAAGGGGGCACCACCAAGTGACAcagtggtaaacccaaagggtggtaacaatacAGGACATGTTATGGCAGctatcacaagaagtggaagaggcgggaatgcacccacctcgaGTGGAAGGCGACTTGGTGATGATGACCAagtgatgcaagaagaagagatcccgaacaatgttgtTCAACCTAATGAGGAAGTTCGGATTgttattgatgatagtgtggaagagactcaagaggaggtgaacccgtcttgggaacacattattgacataccggagttggtagtgcaaaaggctaaggcaccattgcctaagcctccacctccataccctcaaagacttgccaagcaaaatggtgagaatcaattcaataaGTTCATTCAACTGATGAAGAGTCTTTTaatcaatgtgccattggtcaaagctttggagcaaatgcccggttattgaaagtttatgaaagatcttgtgacaAAAAAGTAgtcaatgaattttgagaccatcaaagtcactcatcaagtgattgcaattgttcattcaatggctcctaagttggaggatcccggtgctttcacgattccttgtacaattggaagtgccgagtttactaaagctctttgtgatctcggggcaagtataaatttgatgccctatttggttttcaagactttgggggattgggaaaccaagacccacttagatgagattgcaaatggccaaTCGCACCATGAAAAGGTCgttgggtgtgattgaagatgttttggtccggttaataaattcattcttccagtgaattttgtcattctagattgtgaagttgattatgaggtgccaattattcttgggagacctttccttgctacgggtaaggccctttgtgatgttgaagccggagaactcacttttcgaGTTGGttatgaaaaagtggtattccatgcgTGCAAGTCTATGctgcaaccgaatagcaatgtgGTGTGTTTTTTTGTGGATTTGGTAACCGATGTCATTGTTGATaatacaagtgctacaatcaatgttggtcaTATGTTAGAGGCTGTCTTGCTCAACTTttatgatgacgagatggatgacttcatggaatatgtgaactctttgcaaagCATgtggtcgtacaactatgcaccccgaaaattatccttgaatcttgaaaataggaagactcctcctacgaagccttctattgaagagccacctACCGTGGAGTTAAAGCCATTTCCTCcccatcttcggtatgaatttcttggcccttgttctactttacctgttattctttcctcttgtttgactaatgtgAATGTAGATTCTATTTTgacggtgctacaaaagaggaagaaggctattgggtggaccttggaggatattcggggtataagccccgccttttgcatgcataggATCAAGTTGGAAGATGTCgctaaaccatc
This sequence is a window from Nicotiana tomentosiformis chromosome 5, ASM39032v3, whole genome shotgun sequence. Protein-coding genes within it:
- the LOC104100624 gene encoding protein REBELOTE isoform X2, translated to MGKLGKKARKFAKKNLQSVLRDRRKKKALFKKRYSSKNGQSNVEDKAKLIHDSNGRNTEVEAFDDSPLDAPFMENESDVVADSSDSDGYLSEDISCEDETDSEPGKFLEGDRCTSELMAQNRKIQEDLAVQKKKLERLKRKDPSFSKFLERYKEDIEALQNGDVSSEEDETSDRGRDSVTEDNQGKSTGKVLTISAISSWCRLVKEEQKKAAFVCVLNAYRAACRYGAESIGLRFQNAETFCSLVMSVLSEADNIFRGLLGLSSSSYKKEAILKLKDTPQWVDVKPLMKSYLRSTLSLLDQVTDSDVLAFALTRFKVSLPFFAAFPYLLQRLIKTTVHLWATGGGMLASASFSIVRDVASLFTTDCFDNCLAKAFVAYLAQSRATEIVNNKHLQFLRNSLVDLCSLDAQKSLPKATASVRQLSKILHWALRSKKKEALKRICSWEYANCINLWVGFIAANIQDYDLQPLFFTMVQLINGVVGLFPGPRYFPLRLNCIQWLNDLSNSTGVFIPIASFVLDVLEYKIVREGGKPGPALSFQSVVKLPKNCLKSQMFQDECIKSAIEQLSSHFLQWSYHISFPELATVPLIRLKKFYETKTKESLHRAIKHLIEQVEKNVDFVKRKRDEVAFSPNDHQSVEAFLQFEKSSLSSPFIQYYRSVLEKAALRVSHKNEKISLSRLEKSKRKREQPVENAANGGLINGSGHKDLDAVSGTKKRVKRRALEA
- the LOC104100624 gene encoding protein REBELOTE isoform X1 codes for the protein MGKLGKKARKFAKKNLQSVLRDRRKKKALFKKRYSSKNGQSNVEDKAKLIHDSNGRNTEVEAFDDSPLDAPFMENESDVVADSSDSDGYLSEDISCEDETDSEPGKFLEGASSDLNGICDRCTSELMAQNRKIQEDLAVQKKKLERLKRKDPSFSKFLERYKEDIEALQNGDVSSEEDETSDRGRDSVTEDNQGKSTGKVLTISAISSWCRLVKEEQKKAAFVCVLNAYRAACRYGAESIGLRFQNAETFCSLVMSVLSEADNIFRGLLGLSSSSYKKEAILKLKDTPQWVDVKPLMKSYLRSTLSLLDQVTDSDVLAFALTRFKVSLPFFAAFPYLLQRLIKTTVHLWATGGGMLASASFSIVRDVASLFTTDCFDNCLAKAFVAYLAQSRATEIVNNKHLQFLRNSLVDLCSLDAQKSLPKATASVRQLSKILHWALRSKKKEALKRICSWEYANCINLWVGFIAANIQDYDLQPLFFTMVQLINGVVGLFPGPRYFPLRLNCIQWLNDLSNSTGVFIPIASFVLDVLEYKIVREGGKPGPALSFQSVVKLPKNCLKSQMFQDECIKSAIEQLSSHFLQWSYHISFPELATVPLIRLKKFYETKTKESLHRAIKHLIEQVEKNVDFVKRKRDEVAFSPNDHQSVEAFLQFEKSSLSSPFIQYYRSVLEKAALRVSHKNEKISLSRLEKSKRKREQPVENAANGGLINGSGHKDLDAVSGTKKRVKRRALEA
- the LOC104100624 gene encoding protein REBELOTE isoform X3 — translated: MENESDVVADSSDSDGYLSEDISCEDETDSEPGKFLEGASSDLNGICDRCTSELMAQNRKIQEDLAVQKKKLERLKRKDPSFSKFLERYKEDIEALQNGDVSSEEDETSDRGRDSVTEDNQGKSTGKVLTISAISSWCRLVKEEQKKAAFVCVLNAYRAACRYGAESIGLRFQNAETFCSLVMSVLSEADNIFRGLLGLSSSSYKKEAILKLKDTPQWVDVKPLMKSYLRSTLSLLDQVTDSDVLAFALTRFKVSLPFFAAFPYLLQRLIKTTVHLWATGGGMLASASFSIVRDVASLFTTDCFDNCLAKAFVAYLAQSRATEIVNNKHLQFLRNSLVDLCSLDAQKSLPKATASVRQLSKILHWALRSKKKEALKRICSWEYANCINLWVGFIAANIQDYDLQPLFFTMVQLINGVVGLFPGPRYFPLRLNCIQWLNDLSNSTGVFIPIASFVLDVLEYKIVREGGKPGPALSFQSVVKLPKNCLKSQMFQDECIKSAIEQLSSHFLQWSYHISFPELATVPLIRLKKFYETKTKESLHRAIKHLIEQVEKNVDFVKRKRDEVAFSPNDHQSVEAFLQFEKSSLSSPFIQYYRSVLEKAALRVSHKNEKISLSRLEKSKRKREQPVENAANGGLINGSGHKDLDAVSGTKKRVKRRALEA